Sequence from the Streptomyces sp. NBC_00358 genome:
GTCACATGTGTCCCGGCGGCGAGCTGTGCCCTGACGAGGTCGGTGACCACCCGGGCGACACCACCGTCGATCGGCTGCGTGACATGAAGGACCCGCGGCGGAGGGTCTGTTGGCAGATGCATGCGCGGTTCCTCGCTCACGGGCGGCGCGCCGGGGCGCGCGTCACTGCTTCGCGTCGACGGCGGCGAACAGTGCTCCGACCCAGGCCGCGTCCCGCTGCGAAACGATCCGGAAGGCCAACTGGTCACCCCCGTGACGGATCCCCTTGCCGAGTTCGAGGACGTCCGAGTCGTGACCGAGCGTGTTCGCGTACGCGGGCACCCGCTTCGTCGCACGGGGTCCGGGCTCGGCGATGGTCCAATTCAGCGCGTCGCGGCGGGGGTTGGCGGCGTCACCGAGCGGCGTCGGCGCGCCACGGTCCGTCGAGACGGACGGCGGGTCTCCCTCGTGCCCGCCGTCGCCGTCGTACGCGACCGGGCCCACCCCGCCCCGTACGTTCTCCGGGAGATCCAGCCGGCCCGGCGGGACGACGCGCTCCTCACGGTTCGCCGCCTGCGCGACGGGCGTCCTTACGGTGGGCGCCTCCGCGGACGCGGGGCCACCGGGCGCCCAGGAGGTGGCGAGGGCCGGGCAGCCCACGATCGCACGGCGCAGCAGCAGGCCCGGGGAAATACGCATGACCGGCGGTGCCCTTTCGGGGAAAAGGTTCTGGACCAGCGGACGGACGGAAAATCTGAGGATCAGATGAATGTGCGCCGGCTCCCCGTCCGCTTCCGACGCCGGTCGACGCCTGCTTCCAGGCGCCTTTGGAGGTGCCCGACTCTAGCCGGTGTCCGTATTTATCCGTGAAAGAAGGCATGTGTGTCGGATTGGTCAAGCCGAACCGAACGCGAGATCACCCCTTTGGAGGCACAACCCGCGTGTGTGCCGCGCGTTGAATCCAGAGCCGGGCATCCCGCCCGGATGTTGTGTCGATTTACAAGGAGCACTTCTCCATGTCGCGTATCGCGAAGGGCCTGGCCCTGACCTCCGTTGCCGCTGCCGCTGTGGCCGGCACCGCCGGTATCGCCGCCGCCGACAGCGGCGCGCACGGCGCGGCCGCCCACTCCCCGGGCGTCCTGTCGGGCAACGTCCTGCAGGTTCCCGTTCACGTGCCGGTCAACGTCTGCGGCAACACCATCAACGTGATTGGTCTGCTGAACCCCGCGTTCGGCAACACCTGCCTCAACGGCTGACGTCAGCGCGACCCTTCTGGCCGGCCGTCCTCCCGAGAGGGAGGGCGGCCCGGTCCGCGTTCTCCCGTACGGGGAAGGGGCGGCGCCGGGAGAAGGCCGGGGTTCTGTACGAGGATGAGACGTCCCGTTCGTTCGGGTCGGGTGCAGGAATTTTCTGCACGCGGGGTTTCCGTCGCGTTATGGGCTCGTTAGGCAGCCTGAAGAGGAATTCCCCCCGGTGACGCGAGTCGCCGAAGAAAGGAACACGATGAAGTCCCTCAAGGCCGCCGCTGTCGTCGCCGGGTCCCTGGTCGTCGCCGGTGCCGCCGCGCCCGCGTTCGCCGCCGGAGCCTCCGGCCTCACGCCCTCCAGCCTCAACGGCGCCCTGGAGACCGTCACCAGCCAGCGTTCGGTCACCGTGCAGGACGTCCTGCCCGTGCAGCACCAGTCGGACGCGCTCGACACCGAGAACAAGAACTCCGTGCTCAACGGCGTGAACGGCGCGACGAAGACGCTCAACAGGACCGGCCGTCCCGCGCAGCTTCTCGGCGGACTTCCCGTTCAGGATTAGTCGTATCCCTTGCGTGAGTGTCATTTCCGCAATGCTTGCGGGTATTTCCCTAGGCTCTGCAGAAAATCTCCCAGGAAAGGGCTGACAATGAACAATGCCAAGAAGGCCGCGCTGATTATCGCCACCGCCGGAATGGCCGCGGGCGCCGCCGCGGGTGCCGCTGTCGCGGACTCCGGTGCCGAAGGTGCCGCGGTCGGTTCCCCGGGCGTTCTGTCGGGCAACGTCATCCAGGTTCCCGTGCACGTTCCGGTCAATGTCTGCGGCAACACGGTCGACGTGGTCGGTCTACTGAACCCGGCGTTCGGCAACGTCTGCGCCAACCACTGACGTCGTACGGACGTCGCGGCGAAAGGGCCGATTCGCGGCTGGGGATTCGGCCCTTCGCGCTGTTCGAGGCGCATCCCTCGTTCGTGTGGTCACCCACCACGTCATCGCCCGGTCGGGTGAAATCGGGTCAGAACCCGAACGGACGCATCGATAAGGTTCCGCGGTGACCTCAACCTCAAGCGAAATGCGCCCTCTTCGGGTCGCCGATCTCGGCACGCTCGCCGTCATGGCTTTCAGCGGTGAAGCCCCCGACGGCGACATGCCCTATCTCCTCGCCTACTCCCTGGGCGACGGCGAAGGCGGCCCCGAAGGATCCGCGGCCGCCATCCGGCAGCTCCTGATCGACAACGGACTGCCCGTGGGCGACACGCTCATCGACGGTTCCCGGCAGCCGGGCCTGCCGCTCACCCTGCTCGTCGAGGCCGGTCAGGCCGTCGTCAGCATGCCGCACCTCAACGCCCAGTGCATCGCGCCACCGGAGTGGCTCGCCGCCGCGGCGGAACGCGGATACGCCTACTTCCTGTTCGCCACCCGCGCCTGGCCCGTGGCCGAGCCCGGCAAGCCCGTCGCCCCCGAGGACCTCACGGCCTTCGCGGGCGACGAGGACACCCTGCTCAGCGCGGCGCACGTACTGCTGCCCGCGCGCAGCCTCCGCGGCTGATGACGGCCGCCGCGGGACGGGGGGCGGGCGGTGGCGGTGCGCCCGTGCGCGCCACCGGCAGCGGCCGTGCCTTCGCCCTGCTGCTGGTGATCACGGGGGCGGCCGGTCTGCTCGCCGCCTGGGTCATCACGATCGACAAGTTCAAGCTGCTGGAGAACCCGAACTTCGTCCCGGGGTGCAGCCTCAACCCGGTGGTCTCCTGCGGCAACATCATGAAGAGCGAACAGGCCTCGGCCTTCGGTTTCCCCAACCCGATGCTCGGCCTGGTGGCGTACAGCGTGGTGATCTGTGTCGGCGTGAGTCTGCTGACCGGTGCCGGATTCCCGCGCTGGTACTGGCTGACGTTCAACGCGGGCACGCTCTTCGGCGTCGGATTCTGCACCTGGCTCCAGTTCCAGTCGTTCTACCGGATCAATTCGCTGTGCCTGTGGTGCTGTCTGGCATGGGTCGCCACGATCATCATGTTCTGGTACGTCACATCCTTCAACGTACGGAACGATTTTCTGCCTGCCCCGGAATGGCTGAAGGGATTCCTCGCGGAATTCACCTGGGTGCTCCCGGTGCTGCACATCGGCGTCATCGGAATGCTGATCCTCACCCGCTGGTGGGATTTCTGGACGAGTTGATTCTCCCTATCGGACGACTAATGAGTCGGTCGGGGGAATCATCAGCTGATGACGTTCCCGGAATCGTTACGGGGTACGGACGCTGAGCCCCCGAATCCTGAAAGGGACCGTACCTGAGATGAAGCCGACCACACGAGGAACGCTCGCCGCCGTCCTGGCCGGTGTGGCGGCGGCGGTGGGTGCCGCCGCCGCGGCCCCCGCCGTCGCGGCCGACACGGTCCCCGTCCCCGTGCCGCTGAACGGTGTCGAGCAGTCCCTCGGCCTGGAGGCGCCCACGGTCGCGGGTGAACTGCCGTTGCTCCTGCCGGGCGGGCTGGAGGGACCCCGGTACGTCGAGGGCCGGATGATCCCCGACCGGGCCGTGCCGCAAGTGCCGCTCAGCGGCGGGCTGCCCGGGGCGGACGTCCGTACGCCCCTTCCGCGCGTCCTCGGCGCCGGGTTCGACCACCTCGGTCTCTCCGCAGCGGCGGCCGACCTGCGGACACTGACGCCCGGACTGTCCGTGGACAGCCTGATCGGCGCGCCCGACCCCGACCGCCTCGGACTTCCCGGCCTGAATTGGCCCCAGGCCGCCGTGCTCGCGCCGCTGTTGAGGACCGCGCCGGGGGCCGACCTGGAGATGGGCTCGGGGTCCTAGAACCCGTCCGGGGGAGCGGCCCGGGAGTACGGCTCGGGAGTACGGCCCGGGAGTACGGCCCGGGAGTACGGCTCGGGAGTACGGACCGGGCACGCCGACCGAACCATCGGGGGCCGCCGTCGTTGAACCGTGCTGAAGCCGACCGGAGCAGCCTGAACTCGTCGAGGAGAGAAGCATGTTCGTCAGCTGGATGCCGAGCAGAAGGCCGAGGCGTGAGCCGGACCGGGTGCCGGCCGGCCGGGCGCGCGGCCGAGGAGCGCAGCGGGTGGTGGGTGGAATCGCGCTGACCCGGCGTGGTGCGATGCGGGGGCTGTTCGTGTCGGCCGTCGGCGTCGCGCTGGCCCCCGTCGTCGCGGCCTCGCGGCCGCCGCGCCGGTTCCACCCCGGGAGCCTCTCCTTCGACGAGGTCTACCGCGGCCGGCACATCCTCGGCACGAAGGGCGGTTCGGACGGCCGGGCCGCGTACGCCGGCGGCGACTGGCAGGTCACGGTGGACGGCCGGCCGCTGCATCTGATGCGCCGCGCGGACGGCAGCTATCTCAGCATGGTGGACCACTACGAGTCCTATCCGACACCGCTGGCGGCGGTCCGCGCGGCCGTCGACGAACTGGGCCCCGCCGAGAACCTCAGGGCCATGGAGGGCATGGAGGGCATGGACGGCATGGCGGGCGGCGCTCGGAGGACCGGCAGGGGCAAGAACGGTGCGGAGGGGAACGGCCACCACCATGGTGTACACGCGTAAGAACGTCAGCACCCTCACGAGCACGGAGCGGCGCCGCTTCGTCGGCGCGATGCTTGAGGTCAAACGGCGCGGGGAGTACGACGAGTTCGTCCGGAGGCACATCGACTACTACGTCTCCGACGGCGACGGCGGACTGCGCGCGGCCCACATGGCGCCCTCGTTCCTGCCCTGGCACCGGTGCTTCCTGCTGGACCTGGAGCAGGTGCTGCAACGCGTGGACTCCGGGGTCAGCATGCCGTACTGGGACTGGACGCGAGACCGTACGGCGACCTCGGTGCCGTGGACCAAGGACCTGCTCGGCGGCAACGGGCGCCGATCGGACAAGCAGGTCATGACCGGGCCCTTCGCCTACGCGCAGGGCAAGTGGACGATCAAGGAGGGGGTGACCGACGGCGCTTTCCTCATGCGCCAGTTCGGCCGCCCGAGCAAGCCGATCCAACTGCCCACACCGGCCGCGCTGAACTCCGCCCTGGCCGACCCCGTCTACGACACCGCGCCCTTCGACTCGACGTCCACCCGCGGTTTCCGGAACCGGCTGGAGGGTTGGGGAAACGGACCGGGCAACGCCACGTGGGGCAACCACAACCGGGTCCACCGCTGGGTCGGAGGCCACATGCTGGGCGGTGCCTCCGTCAACGACCCCGTCTTCTGGCTGCACCACGCCTTCGTCGACCTCCAGTGGTCCCGCTGGCAGAAGCGGCACCGCGGAGCGCGCTATCTGCCCGAGCGGCCCCCGGGCGCGCACGACTCCCAGTACCGCCGCATCGTCGCCCGGCACGAGAAGATGCCCCCGTGGGGCGTGACGCCGGAAGCGATGGAGGACCACAGCCACATCTACCGGTACGCGTAGCGGGCGTCCGCCGGGACGGACGAGGGGAATCCCCGCGGAACGCGCACCGGCCACGACGAAGCCCCCGGCAGTGACTTCCCGCCGGGGGCCTTTCGCGTGCTCGGCTCAGTTGCCGTAGCCGCTGTGCTTGTTCTTGCTCTTGTTCTTGTGCTTGTCCTTGTGGTGGTCCTTGTGGTGACCATCGCCGTTCACGCAGGTGTTGCCGAAGGCCGGGTTCAGCAGACCGACGATGTCGATCGTGTTGCCGCACACATTGACCGGAACGTGCACGGGAACCTGGATGACGTTGCCCGAAAGGACACCGGGGGAGCCGACGGCCCCGCCCTGGGCGCCGGCGTCAGCCATGGCCAGACCGGCCCCGCTGAGCGCCACGGCACCCGTGCCGACGACGACGGCGGCGGCCTTCGCGATGCGAGACATCACGTTCTCCTTTGACTCGATGAGCGCGGTGGCACGACGCGACCGCACTCCCCCTTCAACGCGTCCGTCCACACCTGGTCACGGGCGTTCGACAGGGATCGTGCTTCGAACAGGGGCTTGAGGGACGGTTGTTCACCCGGCCTGGCCGCACACCCTCTCGACGGGACCGCGGGCAGGCGGGCCGGGCGAGCCCGGTCAGCCGAGCCGGCGCAGCGGCGCGCCCGCCAGGAACGCCCGGATGTCCTCGACCGCCGCGCCGTAGTACGTCTCGTAGTTGGAACGCGACACATAGCCGAGGTGCGGGGTGGTCAGAAGCCGGGGGGCCGAGCGCATCGGGTGGCCGGCGGGCAGCGGCTCGACGTCGAACACGTCGAGACCCGCTCCGGCGATCCGCCCCGCGTGCAGCGCGGCCAGCAGCGCGTCCTGGTCGACGATCGCCGAGCGCGAGGTGTTGACGAGGAAGGCGGTCGGCTTCAGCAGGGCCAGCTCGGCGGGCCCGACCAGGCCCCGGGTGCGGTCGCCGAGCGCGAGGTGGACCGAGACGAAGTCGCTTCCGGCCAGCAACTCCTCCTTGGAGGAGGCCAGTTCGACCCCGACCTCGGCGGCGCGCTCCGCGGTCAGGTTCTGGCTCCAGGCGCCGACCCGCATCCCGAAGGCGAGGCCCACCTGCGCCACCCGGCCACCGATCTTGCCCAGCCCGAGCAGACCGAGCCGGCGGCCGTGCAGATCGGCGCCGACGGTGCTCTGCCAGGGGCCGCCCGCCCGCACCGCGTTGTGCTCCGTGACGATCCCCTTCGCGAGCCCGAGGAGCAGCGCCCAGGTCAGCTCGACCGGGGGTGTCGAGGAACTCGGGGTGCCGCACACGGTCACCCCGTGCGCCTCGGCGGCCGCGTAGTCGATCACCGTGTTGCGCATGCCGGAAGCGATCAGCAGCTTCAGTTCGGGCAGCCGGGCCAGCAGGGACGCCGGGAAGGGAACGCGTTCGCGCAACGTGACGACGATGTCGAACTCCGCCAGCGCGGCGGCCAGCGCGTCCTCGTCGGCGAAGTGCCGGCCAAAGCTCGTGACGTCCACGGCGTCCGCGACCGGCGACCAGTCGGCGATCTCGGTCGCGACGTTCTGATAGTCGTCCAGCACGGCACAGCGAAGTCGCATGTCGGGTCCCTCCCAGGCTCGGTCGGACCCTATCGGAGCGGTCGCCGGAGAGCAGGGCACCCTGTGACGGACGGCTCCC
This genomic interval carries:
- the chpG gene encoding chaplin ChpG — translated: MSRIAKGLALTSVAAAAVAGTAGIAAADSGAHGAAAHSPGVLSGNVLQVPVHVPVNVCGNTINVIGLLNPAFGNTCLNG
- a CDS encoding chaplin: MNNAKKAALIIATAGMAAGAAAGAAVADSGAEGAAVGSPGVLSGNVIQVPVHVPVNVCGNTVDVVGLLNPAFGNVCANH
- a CDS encoding DUF5949 family protein, which encodes MTSTSSEMRPLRVADLGTLAVMAFSGEAPDGDMPYLLAYSLGDGEGGPEGSAAAIRQLLIDNGLPVGDTLIDGSRQPGLPLTLLVEAGQAVVSMPHLNAQCIAPPEWLAAAAERGYAYFLFATRAWPVAEPGKPVAPEDLTAFAGDEDTLLSAAHVLLPARSLRG
- a CDS encoding vitamin K epoxide reductase family protein; the encoded protein is MTAAAGRGAGGGGAPVRATGSGRAFALLLVITGAAGLLAAWVITIDKFKLLENPNFVPGCSLNPVVSCGNIMKSEQASAFGFPNPMLGLVAYSVVICVGVSLLTGAGFPRWYWLTFNAGTLFGVGFCTWLQFQSFYRINSLCLWCCLAWVATIIMFWYVTSFNVRNDFLPAPEWLKGFLAEFTWVLPVLHIGVIGMLILTRWWDFWTS
- a CDS encoding tyrosinase family oxidase copper chaperone, which translates into the protein MGGIALTRRGAMRGLFVSAVGVALAPVVAASRPPRRFHPGSLSFDEVYRGRHILGTKGGSDGRAAYAGGDWQVTVDGRPLHLMRRADGSYLSMVDHYESYPTPLAAVRAAVDELGPAENLRAMEGMEGMDGMAGGARRTGRGKNGAEGNGHHHGVHA
- a CDS encoding tyrosinase family protein, with product MVYTRKNVSTLTSTERRRFVGAMLEVKRRGEYDEFVRRHIDYYVSDGDGGLRAAHMAPSFLPWHRCFLLDLEQVLQRVDSGVSMPYWDWTRDRTATSVPWTKDLLGGNGRRSDKQVMTGPFAYAQGKWTIKEGVTDGAFLMRQFGRPSKPIQLPTPAALNSALADPVYDTAPFDSTSTRGFRNRLEGWGNGPGNATWGNHNRVHRWVGGHMLGGASVNDPVFWLHHAFVDLQWSRWQKRHRGARYLPERPPGAHDSQYRRIVARHEKMPPWGVTPEAMEDHSHIYRYA
- a CDS encoding chaplin; the encoded protein is MSRIAKAAAVVVGTGAVALSGAGLAMADAGAQGGAVGSPGVLSGNVIQVPVHVPVNVCGNTIDIVGLLNPAFGNTCVNGDGHHKDHHKDKHKNKSKNKHSGYGN
- a CDS encoding D-2-hydroxyacid dehydrogenase family protein, with translation MRLRCAVLDDYQNVATEIADWSPVADAVDVTSFGRHFADEDALAAALAEFDIVVTLRERVPFPASLLARLPELKLLIASGMRNTVIDYAAAEAHGVTVCGTPSSSTPPVELTWALLLGLAKGIVTEHNAVRAGGPWQSTVGADLHGRRLGLLGLGKIGGRVAQVGLAFGMRVGAWSQNLTAERAAEVGVELASSKEELLAGSDFVSVHLALGDRTRGLVGPAELALLKPTAFLVNTSRSAIVDQDALLAALHAGRIAGAGLDVFDVEPLPAGHPMRSAPRLLTTPHLGYVSRSNYETYYGAAVEDIRAFLAGAPLRRLG